Genomic segment of Caretta caretta isolate rCarCar2 chromosome 4, rCarCar1.hap1, whole genome shotgun sequence:
ccccttccactgCAGCCACCATGCATTGCACCCCACCATAGGAAGTCCTGGACACAGTCTCTACCACTTCAAGTCATaataaatatttagcacttaAACTCGAAGACTTTTATAACATTAACCAATCCTCAGAACTGTGGGAGAGCATGGATGTCAGAATCATCCCTACACGGGAAAGGGGGGAGACTTGCTGAAGATCACACAGTGAGGCAGTGCAAGAGCCAGGAATcgaccccaggaatcctggctctcagcccctcctgctctaaccccctaaccccaactccccttccagagacagaacccaggagtcctggctcccagcccctaacCCCCCTTGACCATGCTGACTTTCATGACTAATGGAACAGTCCCACTGTGGGAATCTGGTGCCAAACTGGAAACTGACCTCAAAGCTCTGGATTTCCCTGCCATGAATGGAGTTACAGACACAATGCGTGTTTtttgagggggcaggaagtgaagagggGAGGATAGAAATATTAATACTGTTTTTGGTTTATATAAACCTGTTAAACCCCACGTTCTGTATACACTTTCAGTTTCATTAATCAGCTTCTCCTGTTGTCTGAAAGAGCCACATGAtaatacagcaaaaagaaaaatatttcgaagagaataaggaaatgtgggttatgacacaaaaattggcaagGGACGTGGGAGCAGGATCGTGATGTGAAACCGTCTGCTGACGAGAGTCCCGGTGCACATTGCCCGCTCAGAAATCGTTTGCACTTCCAAATGCTGCATTTTTCCACATCCCATTTAACCAAGCAAAAAGATGGCTGGAAGGGAGCTCCATCTGTAATAAATTATTCCTAGACTTTCTTGTGCTAGGGGCATAGGAGTCTCTCCCCCATGATGCAGGGCTCTAATCTGCCTCCTCGCTCCATTCCAAGGCCATACCTCCCTTCCAGCATCACTGCGCACAGAAACAAGCTGCTCCCAACATtaaacctctctctctggccacaTGGGCAAGAATGAAGAGCCCATAGAGCCGTGTTTCTGAGAACCTGCTGAATCAGGGgaccggaagggacctcgagaggtcatctagtcccgtcccctgcactcatggcaggaccacaAGTGCATGAAGTTGAGACCGATGTGGAAGTatataaagggaatttggatgcaggcctctgaaatgaacagaagtcaggctaactctagctttaataacgCAAGATTTGTAGAAGCGGGGATAGTGCGAAGCGagtggaaaagaactgtgaaagaggctgttgtgaccttgtattagataagaatagaaCGTAGACTATAAGAGAAATTAAGCAAAATGAGatatcatgaaggaatatgtataaacaatatgcagctgttgcttattattgtctgtaataaaggtataaatacttgctctaattgtttatctgtagagagacctgcctaggtgtgggaaaccctgtgtcctagggcactctctccctctgtgcaattgcttgagataataaagtgtatctgacttgctgcacccaacctgagagtgagaactgtgtttttctctgaCACCGGGCTGCAAGCTGAAGCAAGACCAATTCTGTCTGGAAATAAGGGGCAGATTTGAGCTTCCCCTGGGATGTGGCAAATTCTCCATCCCTTGGAGACTTTACATCTGGAATGGGCATCTCTTTCTGAAGGATGAGCTCTAGTTTGCTCACAGATGACCAGACTGGATGCTGGGGTCCCTGGTGTgattcccccctgccctgggctatgcaggagctcagatcaGATGATtagaatggtcccttcaggccttaatgTCCGATTACTAATCTTCTCCCTTCAGAGACAGTGTATTGCTGAGATGTATCGAACAGCCCCAGAGGCAGCAAACTGGAGAGCAAGGCATGAGCCCCAGGCACTGTGGGTCCCAACTCCAGCACAAGAACTTGATGCAGAGGGACAGGGCCAAAGGGGACAGGGCCTCACAGACCCTGAGGAAATTCCAGCTTCAGCCTATAAATCCAAATGAGAATTTTTCAGGGGTTGAGTTTAACggattccccctctcccacaaggaaaaaagagacacacacacaaatgccttACCCCAGGAGACGGAGAGTGGCTCTGATAGGCTTTCATGCTCCACGTGACATGAATAATGGCCTTTGATCTTGGGATCAATCTCCATTGTCACCCAGGTCTGGTAGGTCCCGTCCCCACTGGGTAGGATGCCTTCAGAGTAGGTCTCATGCTGTCTGCTCTCCCCATTTCTCAGCCAGGTCACGGTGATGTCCCGGGGGTAGAACCCACTGACCTTACAGGAGACGGTGGTGAGGCCGTCATGAGATGACCTGTCGCTCACTCTAGCTGTTGGGCGCACTGGgaaaaagaagaaactgaagttaGTTATTTTCAAGCTCTAATCCAGGCAGCCTTTGCTGGAGCTTTGCAGCATGAAATTCTGAGACCCCAGGAGTGGGAGAGGACGAAAGTCCATGAGACGGAATCCCTCTGATGAGAGAGAACCACCATGTTAGAGAATTCCTGTGCCCAATTCACAGCATCAGCAACGGTGAACCCCCAATCCAGGTCCCTGACCTGGCCTCTGCTCCCAACCACAGTGACACAAGTACCTTGAAAGGCTTCACTAAACTCCAGATACAGGTGTCAATCATGTGCTAGGTTTGTGCCCATCTCCTCTCAGTCCCTGGATATGAAAGAGAGAAGAATCTTGCCCTGGCCAGGGAGcaaaaaaatgaactagataaaaTGACCAATTAAAGATGGAAAGGGCCCATTAAAGAAAAAGTGACAGTGCTAAATTGCCCCTCAAATTAACTAATATTAATTGGCTAATTTCTTGTAGGTTGTTACCAAATCTATTTACCCCAATATTATGGATTTCAAATGCATTTACTCTTATGTTGAAAAATCAGTTTCCCAGCCCGTTGGCACTGAAATATACATTAGACTGCTGTGTATGGCTTTTACTTCTTGGCATTTGTGAAGATGGCAATTGACAAGATAATGTTCTGCTGAGGTTCCTGAGAGAAATAAGTAACTAGTATGTTGCAAAAAACTGGGTACAAATTTCAAGTAACTTTGAACAGCAAGTGCAAACTGTTTGGGAAGGGAAAGATTAGGGTGTGTAATGATGCTAACTAATCTGGGAAATGTGTGTACATGGTAACACACAAGGTACATATGTGGGTAATAGCGAGTTAACATTTTGAAGCAGACTACGCTGCAACTGTCCTCCTGAGTCGGAGTGGTAAAGCATTTAACCTCTTCCCTTCTATGTTTGTGCTGATTAATCTTTACTGAAAAAGCTCTGATAAATTTGAGTGTGATTATCAGATGTCTTATTGATAAAAGAATCAAGGAATAAGTAAGAGGGTGTTGCAGCAAAGGTAGGTCTTGAGGGGGAAAACTTTAAGGTCAAGGGGTGCCTTCTTCCAGATTAGTATGGGGAGGGCAATTCCACATGTAGGGgatggcatggaagaaagcacataAATGACTGTGGGAGAAGTTTGGACAAAGGCAACAAGAACAAAGCTACCGTCATTGGTGGAACACAGGGGCTGGGGGTAACATAAGAAAATATGATGGTGCAGACAGTGAATGAGGAAGAATTACATGGTGAATGAAGCTGGTGTACAGAGAAGCGGTGGCTCTTCCATAATTAAGTAAATTACTCTAACATGCACACGCATTGGCAGATTGCCTTGATAACTACTGTGTCACACCAGGGGAAGAGCTAGAATGTGTGCTGCAAATTTGGGCTCATTTGATCAGCTTCTCTACAGTGAGCTGcttttaacattttcaatttcTTATCTTTTTTTCCAGCAGCGTTGGCGGGGAAGGGGTTCTTTCCCCACCCATCCCTGGTGCAAGGTTCGCTGAATTGCCCCTTACTCCCCTGCTCCATTTTGGAACTGGGGCTGGGGAATGGAGATGTAACTTGTATTGACCTCTTGGGTGGGGCTTGTCCCCCAACTTACCTTTCCTCTGCAGAGTCTCCTTCCCGTACTCTAGAGAACTCCTTAGCCAGGGAATACATGTCTCCTCCAGGTAGCGTTTCCACCGCTGGTTGTCAAGTACTTCAGCATCCCATCGTCCTCCCCTTGCTACTgggccctccctcccctgagaaaTGGGGTTCCCACTTATGCTGCTGGGTCCTACACCCTCCCAGCTCCTTTCAGGAGGGAAGCCAAACCCACAGGGGGCCCACACTCCATCTGTTGGGTCTTTGTACACTAAAGACCCCCCACTATAGAGAGCTCACAACCTTCAAGGATCACCTCACTGCTGCTTGTTCTTGTATGTTCCCTGTAGGGGGTGCAGGGTGGCACAACCCCAGAGGGAGTACTCTGgatattaatagaatcatagaatatcagggttggaagggacctcaggaggtcatctagtccaaccccctgctcaaagcaggaccgatccccaactaaatcatcctagccagggctttgtcaagcctgaccttaaaaacttctagggaaggagattccaccaactccctagggaacgcattccagtgtttcaccatcctcctagtgaaaaagtttttcctaatatccaacctaaacctcctccactgcaatttgagaccattactcctcgttctgtcatctgctaccactgagaatagtctagaaccatcctctctggaaccccctttcaagtagttgaaagcagctatcaaattccccctcattcttctcttccacagactaaacaatcccagttccctcagcctctcctcataagtcatgtgttccagtcccctaatcatttttgttgccctccgctggatgctttccaatttgtccacatccttcttgtagtgtggggcccaaaattggacacaggactccagatgaggcctcaccaatgtcgaatagaggggaacgatcacgtccctcgatcttctggcaatgcccctacatatacatcccaaaatgccattggccttcttggcaacaagggcacactgttgactcatatccagcttctcgtccactgtaacccctaggtccttttctgcagaactgctgcctagccattcggtccctagtctgtagctgtgcattgggttcttccgtcctaagtgcaggactctgcacttgtccttgttgaacctcatcagacttcttttggcccaatcctccaatttgtctaggtccctctgtatcgtatccctacccttcagcgtatctacctctcctcccagtttagtgtcatctgcaaacttgctgagggtgcaatccacaccatcctccagatcatttatgaagatattgaacaaaaccggctcgaggaccaattttctatccaccatatagtCCATATTGCAGAGGTCTATCCCCTCCAGCTCTCTTCTGCTCTCTGAGGAGTCCCCCAGTTCTGGTAATCAGGGTCATTCTGGAGAAGAGAGAGCATTCGGGGTGTCTATACCCCACTCTCTCCTGCTCTGGTTGTATTAATTTTGCAGGATCCTCAGGGTGACTtggtcccccacctcctccattcACATTACCCGCATGTCCCTGTAGGGAAGGGGTACAGGAGATCTGTCCCCCACACTAACTTCTGCTCTGGTTTAATGACCTCACAGAATCCCCAGGGTCCCTCTGTTTCCCTGCCCCATCTTCCCCGTGCCTCCAGCTCAATCTAGGAACGGCAAAGCACCAACTTCGGATGCTTGGCCGAATGAGTTACACCCAGCCTCCCTGCactgggaggcaggtgtgagaggattgttctccccaactgacagagggagaaacgaaggctgagaaaggcgaagggccttgtcttccatcacacaacctgttgggatagagttgggaacaggacccgggtgtcctgactttcaaacgaaccatcagtctggagtttcacacactgaaggatcagaataaaagGATCtccaatgagctacagaccaacaaccattcacactgattcttcagcaagtgttttagaagtaggagaacaccagcgagaaccaggaacggctcagagacaatcagcagcgagaaggagaacaattcaccaagcagatgattggttctggcttatttgctgggcctttaaggagaacaacaaagtcctgaatctcctccctgccacgagaccccctgctgaggcaatcagcgtggagactctggcggtgggctgagggttccccagatggcccagggatggctcaggtcaccggtgaggatcactctcagagcacgcttcctgtcccatctctttgggaggcctcccaccatgagggctacagagcaccCCCCTGCTCGCCactggacggagggaagcaggaaaagggaaaccaaaaaagacaaaccccaaggactcgaagggacaaaggcctcgctgggggaaaattgtcccaccttaacctcctgttttccatgcccagaatttggccagcactgggcggatcaggctgcctaggtaccaaacttctctggggctcttcccttctccacagggacgtctgtcttctcgctcaatgagcagtgggaaaggagaaaactccagagaggctccacctcgcgctcacatacgagaccctgaattctctctcagtcctcaaggagacacctcaagaaggagactccctgcagcaaagccccgggggtctctgagatccccctgccctgcagcctgtcctccctggccgttgtcgtggactctctgtgaggtcactgcctcccaaccgcccttcaccaatcagctgagtgctgcaaaaggcccttgtgatgtcactgccacccccacccctgccctgcagggctcatgtcctgccccgagccggctcctgtgcgtgtctgagctgctccccctgggtcacccccacacactcagtggtcgtgcaagggttcacacAGGCCACTCGTGggaccatcagaggatgctccatgtgccgcactcggttttgcagagatttggagacttgaagtccagaagagactcttagatcatctcatctggccccctacacatcacaggcctcctgcatggcgcagtagcgagttttggaccaaagcagactcgagaaaggcatctcatcaagggatggaggaagcaccacttcccttgggagtgtggaggaaattgatgctgtggggggcagggaattgacctcaaggccacacttgtgagtctgtatcataacacacatgcacaacagcactgcgcgaaatATGTACACGTCAcattaactctgatgtttcctaacgtttacaggcctggtctccagggtgttctttgtgtttatagattgattttggggagagatgcaatcatttagttcagagtgggagccatgttagtctgtatcagcaaaaaacaaaaacaaaacgaggagcagttctggcaccttagagacaaacaaatgtatttgggcacatttgatggtgtggctgatgtgattaggtccgaggatggtgtccctagactagatatgtggacagagttggcaatgggtttgttgcaaggataggttcctgggttagtgtttttgttgtgtggttgctggcgagtatttgcttcaggtttgggggctgtctgtaagcgaggactggcctgtctcccaagatctgtgagattgagggatcgtccttcagaatagattgtagatccttgatcctgccctggagatcttttagttgggggctgaagctgatggctggtggcgttctgttcctttctttgttgggcctgtcctggagtaggtgacttctgggtattcttcctttcagcaggtggggattgtagtttgaagaatgctgtcataagtataaaggtaagggtaaacccctttaaaatccctcctggccagaggaaaaatcctctcacctgtaaagggttaagaagctaaaggtaacctcgctggcacctgaccaaaatgaccaatgaggagacaagatactttcaaaagctgggaggagggagaaaaacaaagggtctgtgtctgtctgtgtgatgcttttgccggagacagaacaggaatggagtcttagaacttttagtaagtaatctagctaggtatgtgttagattatgattactttaaatggctgagaaaggaactgtgctgaatagaatgactattcttgtctgtgtgtcctttttgtaacttcaggttttgcctagagggattctctatgttttgaatctaattaccctgtaaggtatctaccatcctgattttccagaggggatttctttacttctattaaaagtcttcttgtaagaaaactgaatgctttttcatcattctcagatccaagggtttgggtctgtggtcacctatgcaaattggtgaggatttttaccaaacctttcccaggaagtggggtgcaagggttggcaggattttggggggaaagacgtgtccaaactacgtttcccagtaaacccagttagagtttggtggtggcagtggagatccagggacaaaggataaaattaatttgtaccttggggaagttttaacctaagttggtgaaagtaagcttaggagattttcatgcaggtccccacatctgtaccctagagttcagagtgggggaggaaccttgacaaatgcttgatagagatcctgtcggtgtttgtctctgtctgagggattggagcaaatgcggttgtatcttagaacttggctgtagacaacggatcgtgtgatgtggtctgtatgaaagctggaggcatgtaggtaagcatagcggtccaggatagggtggtgtttatgtgaccatcacttattagcactctagtgtccaggaagtgagtgtcttttgtggcctctccttctgcccctccacccctaccaacatgatacagttctgcggtgacttggaatccgactttccacgtctccgacggaaggaatatttccaacacacctctgaacaacacactaatccacagagaccttccgaccaacacgacaaaaagaacgattctgcctgaaggtcgaaacagccagACTGGACTTCAGCTCGAGTGCTTCAGCCGACAAGCACGGGCTGAAGTGgtcgaaaagcagcatcacttggcccataacctcagctgtgcagaacacaacaccgtccacggcctcaggaacaactctgacatccgaatcaaaaaggctgacaaaggaggtgctgtcgtcatcatgaataggttggaatatgaacaagaggctgctcggcagctctccaactccacattctccagcccattcccctctgatcccactcagggtgaccaagagaaactgcaccatctgctcaagaaactccctgaaaaagcacaagaacaaatctgcacagacccgcccctggaaccccgaccaggggtcttctatctgctacccaagatccatataccgggaaatcctggacgccccgtcatctcaggcattggctggggtgctggtcgctcagggccggaggagagagtcgacacagccagatactcctgctgtcaggatgccaatgcctgagaggatttcatcgcagtctctgacgagggggttcaggctccagagctctgctctgtttccccagccctgtgcagggggttgtttccagtttcagaaatggggcaatgttcacacactcccaatgggtctttgcatgaatcaggccctaagccaggggcaggcaaacttttggcctgatgccggatcgggtttcagaaattgtacgtagggacagttaggggaggctgggcctcctcaaacagcaaggcatggcccggcccccgcccccatctgacccccgcttctcgcccccggacggccgccccaggcctccggccccatccaacccctctgttccctgaggggctccagatccccctgcccctaacagccccacactgccccatccaaccccccccccctccttcctgtctgccacccggaccttctgccccatccaaccaccccttctccctgatcgccccgggacctcctgctgccattcaaccccctgttccccgccctctcactgccctgaccccatccgccccccagcccctgaccccccgaactcccctgccctctaccccacccctcccctgctccctgccccctgaccgcgctgcctggagccccaggaccagccgccgggccgcaccgcacagagccccggggtcagccaggctcgttgccccgctgcccggagcatgggccggcggcgccgggagcggaggctgcggggggcgggggacggcaggggcacggccgggggctctccagaacggctcagagcccccggccccccttctgccccccccgctccccacatgtcgcagccaccccacccagctgagacaccccaccccacagacccctcccctccctacagccccccacagccatgctgtgtccccctgggggctgccatggtgctgcccctcccaacccaacccaacccaacagccgcagccatggcattgacccaagtccccgatccaggtcccctatagcctctccctcccccacatccctgccagacccagtccccatcccgacaacccaatcgccccctgtccacaacccccctttcctcctcccacagcaccaatccatcccctaccctcccacagctcccaccacacagacccctccacctcccagctgggccccctccccgccccccgccccacccaccccgtcagacacccgcccccgctggtccaccagggtttccccaagacccaccaacagctgtgaatggtgtgggggagaaggtgttggtatttggttgtgtattgggattatgtgtacgtgtcgaggcttgtgggggctttgtgctgggagagaagttgatccctgatttggggccggggcttctctgactcggggtcctatgaagggagccagccagtcaggccgtggcacaggagccagcaaacaggttgaacaggatttaggtgggaaggcgatgacagacacggaggcaacagtgggagtgactcatgtcgtggaagacacaatggagatgactggctgtggaagctgccgtatgtccatgatcctggaggggggacctggtaagagttttgtctgcatgaaatgccgtctgcttgagctgatggaggagaagatctgaggtttggagatgcaggtggaaagtctggttgagtttagaaaggggtttgagcagatgatggagcaaagacatgaggtatctgaagggaaaagctcagacttgcagatggaagcaggactgagaaattctgaggggagactgctgggtgagggaagtggtcagtggaagcatttgactacaagaaccaggcagaggaaaagacgggctcgtgaaggagaaatagagctcaggaataggttttgagagttggaaaatgaagaaggggctcaacaggtagtcactgaaggtggaggggcaaggaggaagagaagagtggctagtcctataggaaaaggggaagagtcaatggagactacaccaaatatgagccccaggaggatacaggatgggtagaagaggattacaagggagaataggaatggaaagaacttgcagccagagggaacaggggatagactggagaacagcatcgtcaccagggaaaggcagggctacgtgattggggactctttactgagaagacaagacaggcctgtaaccagagctgatccagagaatagaagggtgtgctgtctttcaggtgctaagatacaggatgtagatctgaggttcaaaaggatcctaaagggaacgggaaagaatcccctaattatccttcatgtgggaacaaatgatacagctagattctcgctggaaaggattaagggagactgtgctaggctggggaagacgcttaaggaaatcgaggctcaggtgatctgtagtgggattttgcctgttcctggagaagggcaacaaaggcgtgacaagattatgactgtcaacagatggctcaggcagtggtgctagaaggagggctttgggatgtatggccactgggaggcattcatggacagaggacagttctctcaggatggacttcatctgagtagggaaagaaatagacttctaggatggaggctggcacaactgattaagagagctttaaactaggaatctgggagagatggttggttaggggatgtccaggtaatctccacgccggattttagccttgagagggaagaaaacaaagtaagaaaggatacagccatgggtaggagaatggctatatggaggaagggcagtgtggataccagtctaataggttctactggctgtagaatgaccatgcctcattgggtaaagaaggtgagggaggccaaaccaacaaaaatgaagatgtttgtacactaatgcgaggagccttggtaacaaaatggaggaactagaggtactggtgcaggaagtgaaaccagatattctcaggataacagaaacaggg
This window contains:
- the LOC142071813 gene encoding class I histocompatibility antigen, F10 alpha chain-like gives rise to the protein MRGREGPVARGGRWDAEVLDNQRWKRYLEETCIPWLRSSLEYGKETLQRKVRPTARVSDRSSHDGLTTVSCKVSGFYPRDITVTWLRNGESRQHETYSEGILPSGDGTYQTWVTMEIDPKIKGHYSCHVEHESLSEPLSVSWEPNNLIPTVAGVITAVVLGGAIIGVVVWKKKRPGKKGDGYAVAQANDQGSSGSDLSAKA